The Microaerobacter geothermalis genome has a window encoding:
- a CDS encoding aliphatic sulfonate ABC transporter substrate-binding protein: MKKWLFFAVMSMVLLLLAGCGSESATNSEDSKVTIADKKVVTIGYFPNVTHAPAMIGLKKGFFQEELGDGVKVETKIFPNGSLFMDALMTGQLDFGYVGPGPSINRFLKGADVKAIAGVSTGGIVFVASKSSGVTSVADLDGKIYSTPAIGCTHDISLQTAMESVGLVNKARGGSVEQRPMAPAEMLGLLQQGQIDVAAVSEPWASQMEQKAGAIVFADWDQVPWGGKLSDTILVTNGNILKDNPELVKSILKGHIKSIDFINNNKVESIQIVQETIKEIAKKELPTDILESSFKRVSYTYDLDSQVLQEFADASKKLGFIKGEANLNGFVDLSLLDSVK, translated from the coding sequence ATGAAAAAATGGTTGTTTTTTGCAGTAATGAGTATGGTGCTCCTGTTGTTAGCAGGTTGCGGTAGTGAATCTGCAACAAATTCGGAAGACAGCAAGGTAACCATCGCTGACAAGAAAGTGGTAACTATAGGATATTTCCCTAATGTTACCCATGCCCCAGCCATGATTGGGCTGAAAAAGGGGTTTTTCCAGGAAGAGTTGGGCGATGGTGTTAAAGTGGAAACCAAAATTTTTCCCAATGGCTCCCTCTTTATGGATGCCCTAATGACAGGGCAGCTTGATTTCGGTTATGTCGGACCTGGTCCATCCATAAACCGATTTTTAAAAGGGGCAGATGTAAAAGCCATTGCTGGAGTCAGTACCGGAGGAATTGTGTTTGTAGCGAGCAAGTCATCCGGCGTTACATCCGTCGCTGATTTAGATGGAAAAATTTACTCTACTCCTGCCATCGGGTGTACCCATGATATTTCCTTACAAACCGCCATGGAAAGTGTTGGATTGGTTAACAAAGCCAGGGGCGGTTCAGTAGAACAACGCCCAATGGCACCTGCCGAAATGTTAGGTCTGCTTCAACAAGGACAGATTGATGTGGCTGCGGTTTCAGAACCATGGGCTTCCCAAATGGAACAAAAAGCCGGAGCCATTGTATTTGCCGATTGGGATCAGGTTCCGTGGGGAGGAAAGCTTTCTGATACCATTCTTGTCACAAACGGGAATATCTTAAAGGACAACCCTGAATTAGTAAAAAGCATCTTAAAGGGACACATTAAAAGTATTGACTTTATTAATAACAACAAAGTTGAGAGCATTCAGATTGTGCAGGAGACCATTAAAGAAATTGCCAAAAAAGAACTACCTACAGATATTCTCGAATCTTCCTTTAAGCGGGTTTCTTATACCTATGACCTGGATAGCCAAGTGCTTCAGGAATTTGCCGATGCTTCAAAAAAATTAGGCTTCATTAAAGGTGAAGCCAACTTGAACGGGTTTGTAGATTTATCTCTGCTGGACAGCGTAAAATAA
- a CDS encoding ABC transporter permease, whose product MTTVLKRTVFLGLLIGIWEVIFRLEIWPSLLFPSPVTVFKALLEGTLDGTFIIALGASFKRLAIGYTIALLLGSILGIFIATFRLVEDTLGSLVLALQSVPSIVWLPLALLWFQGGEASIIFVVALGGTLPMTINATAGIKNVQPIFLRAAKTMGVQGVSLFWKVSIPAALPYFITGLRLAWAFAWRALMAGELIGTGTGLGQILMFGRAMGSMEMVIAVMVIIAMIGSIMDQMVFRKLEDKVLTRWGLQKG is encoded by the coding sequence ATGACTACCGTATTAAAGAGAACCGTGTTCCTTGGTCTGTTGATCGGGATATGGGAAGTCATATTTAGGCTTGAAATTTGGCCATCTCTATTATTTCCATCCCCCGTTACCGTGTTTAAAGCCTTATTGGAGGGTACTTTAGATGGAACCTTTATTATAGCCCTGGGAGCCAGCTTTAAAAGACTGGCTATCGGTTACACCATCGCTCTTCTGTTAGGGTCCATTTTGGGAATTTTCATTGCTACATTCCGGTTGGTGGAGGATACACTGGGGTCTTTAGTATTGGCTTTGCAAAGTGTCCCGAGCATTGTTTGGTTGCCGTTGGCTCTGTTGTGGTTTCAAGGGGGGGAAGCTTCCATTATATTTGTTGTGGCCTTAGGAGGAACCCTGCCCATGACGATAAATGCCACCGCTGGAATAAAAAATGTACAGCCGATCTTCTTAAGGGCTGCCAAAACGATGGGTGTCCAAGGAGTCTCTCTTTTTTGGAAAGTAAGTATTCCTGCTGCCCTTCCCTACTTTATCACCGGATTAAGATTAGCTTGGGCCTTCGCCTGGAGGGCCTTAATGGCCGGGGAGTTGATTGGAACAGGAACCGGATTAGGCCAAATCCTCATGTTTGGAAGAGCAATGGGAAGTATGGAAATGGTGATTGCGGTGATGGTGATTATCGCGATGATCGGATCCATCATGGATCAAATGGTATTTCGAAAATTGGAAGACAAAGTTTTAACCCGTTGGGGATTACAAAAAGGATAA
- a CDS encoding ABC transporter ATP-binding protein, whose product MGLQINQLSKSFLQKDGKELLVLDRINLTINHGEFVSFLGPSGCGKSTLLNIIAGLDQASDGEVVLDGKRIEKPGIDRGVVFQEAALFPWLTVLENVIFALRSKKLSKKEAEDVAMAHLRTVHLSRFAKSYPHELSGGMKQRVSIARALALDPKILLMDEPFGALDEQTRMVLHRELQDIWFNTKKTILFVTHNIREAVQLSDRVLVFGTRPGNIKEEFQVKAGRPREIGDRLLLHLEEKIMDVLAEEIEKVVKEEMGHDYRIKENRVPWSVDRDMGSHI is encoded by the coding sequence GTGGGTCTACAAATCAATCAACTTTCCAAATCCTTTCTCCAGAAGGACGGAAAAGAACTTCTTGTATTAGATCGAATTAACCTAACCATTAACCACGGAGAATTCGTCTCATTTCTTGGACCATCTGGCTGTGGCAAATCAACCTTATTAAATATCATTGCCGGACTAGATCAAGCCAGTGACGGAGAGGTGGTTTTGGATGGAAAGAGAATTGAAAAACCGGGTATAGACCGGGGAGTGGTTTTTCAAGAAGCCGCCTTATTTCCCTGGCTAACCGTTTTAGAAAATGTCATTTTTGCCCTTCGATCCAAAAAACTCTCGAAAAAAGAAGCGGAAGATGTGGCGATGGCCCACCTTCGTACTGTCCATCTAAGCCGATTTGCCAAATCCTATCCCCACGAATTATCCGGAGGAATGAAACAGAGAGTGTCCATAGCTAGAGCCCTTGCTTTGGATCCCAAAATACTATTGATGGATGAACCCTTTGGTGCCCTTGATGAACAAACGAGAATGGTACTACATAGAGAACTGCAAGACATTTGGTTCAACACCAAAAAAACCATCCTATTTGTAACCCATAACATCAGGGAAGCCGTTCAACTATCTGACCGGGTATTGGTATTCGGAACCCGTCCCGGAAATATAAAAGAAGAATTTCAGGTAAAAGCAGGGCGCCCGAGAGAGATCGGTGACCGTCTTCTTTTGCACCTGGAAGAAAAGATTATGGATGTTTTGGCAGAAGAGATTGAGAAAGTGGTAAAGGAGGAGATGGGTCATGACTACCGTATTAAAGAGAACCGTGTTCCTTGGTCTGTTGATCGGGATATGGGAAGTCATATTTAG
- a CDS encoding YhcN/YlaJ family sporulation lipoprotein: protein MKKIYAKKWLLLFALVLVVSSLAACANYRGAAPDDNNRNNYGTLGVDGTRPYGVTPYNNRYVTPGTYGYDNRYSPYGTNIGPMNNFGNNRFGTRGFNAYNTNDLAERMADAAARVRGVDNASVLISGNNVLVGIDVDSRSRKSANQIESQVRAAINRVQPGFDVFVTSDRRFTQRIAGLNNNRLDTNDFNGILNDMRRGVTRPMR, encoded by the coding sequence ATGAAAAAAATTTATGCAAAAAAGTGGTTGCTTCTCTTTGCATTAGTTTTAGTGGTTTCTTCCTTGGCAGCCTGCGCCAATTATCGTGGAGCTGCTCCTGACGACAATAACCGAAATAACTATGGAACACTTGGTGTTGACGGTACTCGTCCCTATGGTGTAACACCTTACAACAATCGTTATGTCACGCCTGGAACATATGGCTACGACAATCGTTACAGTCCTTATGGAACAAACATTGGACCCATGAACAATTTTGGCAATAATCGTTTTGGTACAAGGGGATTTAATGCCTACAATACCAATGATTTAGCGGAGAGAATGGCAGATGCAGCAGCGAGGGTTAGAGGCGTGGATAATGCAAGCGTTCTGATCTCCGGCAATAATGTGCTCGTTGGAATTGATGTAGACAGCAGAAGCAGAAAATCTGCCAACCAAATCGAAAGCCAAGTACGAGCTGCAATAAATCGTGTTCAACCCGGTTTTGATGTCTTTGTTACATCTGACCGCCGATTCACTCAACGCATCGCCGGACTGAATAACAATCGCCTAGATACGAATGACTTCAACGGGATTCTAAATGATATGAGAAGAGGAGTAACTAGACCAATGAGATAG
- the pdaB gene encoding polysaccharide deacetylase family sporulation protein PdaB: MLAFLLILLLGFTLLFPTSAAYAEEPWAAIYNVKTDEKVVALTFDISWGNNIPHPVLDVLEYTLVNKATFFLSGPWALKHQDIVKRIDAMGFEIGSHGYQHQNYSARSNDWIREQVKLAEKALYDITGKKPTLIRTPNGDFNPRVLKVLHDMGYKVIQWDTDSLDWKKPGVQRVVNRVLSRVHPGDIILMHASDSCPDTPEALPMIIAELRKRGYRFATVSELMEMGK; encoded by the coding sequence ATGCTGGCTTTTCTGCTTATCCTTCTCCTTGGTTTTACTCTCCTTTTCCCGACTTCTGCTGCATACGCTGAAGAACCCTGGGCGGCAATATACAATGTCAAAACGGATGAAAAAGTGGTAGCCCTTACCTTTGATATCAGTTGGGGCAATAACATTCCCCATCCGGTATTGGATGTCCTGGAATACACTTTGGTAAACAAGGCCACTTTTTTTCTTTCTGGACCCTGGGCATTAAAACATCAGGATATAGTAAAAAGAATTGACGCCATGGGTTTTGAAATTGGAAGTCATGGATACCAGCATCAAAATTACAGTGCCCGCAGTAATGATTGGATCAGAGAACAAGTGAAATTGGCAGAAAAAGCGTTATACGATATCACTGGAAAAAAACCAACCTTAATCCGCACACCCAATGGGGACTTTAACCCAAGGGTACTTAAGGTCTTACATGACATGGGATACAAAGTCATCCAGTGGGATACCGATTCCCTGGATTGGAAAAAACCTGGAGTGCAAAGGGTGGTTAATCGTGTCTTATCTCGGGTTCATCCAGGAGATATCATTTTGATGCACGCCAGTGATTCCTGCCCAGATACGCCGGAGGCACTGCCTATGATTATTGCTGAACTGCGAAAAAGGGGTTACCGCTTTGCAACGGTTTCTGAATTAATGGAGATGGGAAAATAA